One window of Nocardia sp. NBC_00508 genomic DNA carries:
- a CDS encoding helix-turn-helix transcriptional regulator translates to MSVGRASGQGLPPAATSDFVGRDRELEKVGMALLGATRLVTLIGAGGIGKTRLATEAVHRFHKARRVPVHWVRLALLSRGADAAAVEEQVARSLIDADFSGRSAWEAVLDTLRRRDAVGRTLQTILVMDNCEHVLDGAGQVIADLLDAAPGLTVLATSREAIGWVDEQLVPVPALSTEQALTLFRARAELTGHAIADADAEQAAAICRHVHNHPLYIRLAAARLLRQPLTMILRDLSGEAGDRRLRWSHGPRVGADARHQGVRDVIGWSYDLCRDKERLLFERLSVFAAGYDVDHEDANLPGLDVGAELEAIEAVCADDHPGGLARAEIEVLLERLADQSLVSVHLTATTVRYSLLESVRVFAQQRLRERGAEFARLARRHRRYYRDKVVTAQADWFGPAEQDLLDWARAAWDNLLCAIEGSLDTPGEAAAGLEIAVGLIALRSPFFTGSLREPRRWAERTLAASRGLDPQPVELQIAAMALIGWISMCQGVHDDAERMLDECIIACVPDPAARSGWREHPERDLDLPAAVEFARGSELMLVRRDVRAIPVLARARTKFAERGDRGGAAMSELFEALAAAFLGTATQALEIARRHVDNAERAGARWATSWAELAWAIALTKHGDPNDALAVGRTTLSSQLAMRDQWGAVWAVHVRTWSLARLITEAADVSSDAVTEWARDIARLAGGAATLRHKLGVNIANLGPFATETDAAAAVAREVLGAAAFAVAEREGALLRPELGEVAQLALGSLSLERLSVDHPVRRERPSRWQELSTAEQEVAVLAAAGWTNTAIAARRGSSFKTVDAQMAAILQKLMIGSREDVRALVPADRRAQVTEEAARKPQRTRRS, encoded by the coding sequence GTGTCGGTAGGACGTGCATCGGGTCAGGGTCTCCCGCCCGCGGCGACCAGCGATTTCGTCGGTCGCGACCGCGAGCTGGAGAAGGTCGGGATGGCACTGCTCGGCGCGACCCGCCTGGTCACCCTGATCGGTGCTGGCGGCATCGGCAAGACCCGGCTGGCGACCGAGGCCGTGCACCGGTTCCACAAGGCGCGGCGGGTGCCGGTGCACTGGGTGCGGCTGGCGCTGCTGTCCAGGGGCGCCGACGCGGCGGCGGTGGAGGAGCAGGTCGCGCGGTCGCTGATCGACGCCGACTTCTCCGGACGGTCGGCGTGGGAAGCGGTGCTCGACACGCTCCGGCGCCGCGACGCGGTCGGGCGCACCCTGCAGACGATCCTGGTGATGGACAACTGTGAACACGTCTTGGACGGCGCGGGCCAGGTGATCGCCGACTTGCTCGACGCGGCGCCCGGGCTCACGGTGCTGGCCACCAGCCGCGAGGCGATCGGCTGGGTCGACGAACAGCTCGTGCCCGTGCCCGCGCTGTCCACCGAGCAGGCGCTGACCCTGTTCCGCGCACGCGCGGAACTGACCGGGCATGCCATCGCTGACGCCGATGCCGAGCAGGCCGCCGCGATCTGCAGGCACGTGCACAATCACCCGCTCTACATCCGGCTGGCTGCCGCGCGCCTGCTGCGCCAGCCGCTGACGATGATCCTGCGTGACCTCAGCGGGGAGGCCGGTGATCGGAGGCTGCGCTGGTCGCACGGTCCCCGTGTCGGCGCCGACGCACGGCATCAGGGCGTTCGCGACGTCATCGGCTGGTCCTACGACCTGTGCCGGGACAAGGAGCGGCTGCTGTTCGAGCGGCTGTCGGTCTTCGCGGCCGGTTACGACGTCGACCACGAGGACGCGAACCTGCCCGGTCTGGATGTCGGCGCGGAACTGGAGGCCATCGAAGCGGTCTGCGCCGACGACCACCCCGGTGGCCTGGCCCGCGCCGAGATCGAGGTCCTGCTGGAGCGGCTGGCGGACCAATCGCTGGTCTCGGTCCACCTGACCGCGACCACGGTGCGCTACTCGCTGCTGGAGAGCGTGCGGGTGTTCGCCCAGCAGCGTCTACGCGAGCGGGGCGCCGAATTCGCGCGATTGGCGCGGCGGCACCGTCGCTACTATCGCGACAAAGTCGTCACGGCGCAGGCCGACTGGTTCGGCCCGGCCGAACAGGATCTGCTGGACTGGGCACGGGCGGCCTGGGACAACCTGCTGTGCGCCATCGAGGGCAGCCTCGACACGCCCGGGGAGGCCGCGGCCGGTTTGGAGATCGCGGTCGGGCTCATCGCTTTGCGCAGCCCGTTCTTCACCGGCTCGTTGCGCGAGCCGCGCCGATGGGCCGAGCGCACGCTCGCCGCCAGCCGTGGCCTGGACCCGCAGCCGGTGGAATTGCAGATCGCGGCGATGGCACTGATCGGGTGGATCAGCATGTGCCAAGGCGTGCACGACGACGCCGAGCGCATGCTCGACGAGTGCATCATCGCCTGCGTGCCCGACCCCGCCGCACGCTCCGGGTGGCGCGAGCATCCCGAACGTGATCTCGATCTGCCCGCCGCGGTCGAGTTCGCCAGGGGCAGCGAACTGATGCTGGTGCGCCGCGACGTGCGCGCGATTCCCGTCCTCGCCCGAGCCCGAACGAAATTCGCCGAGCGGGGCGACCGCGGCGGCGCCGCGATGAGCGAGCTGTTCGAGGCGCTCGCCGCCGCGTTCCTCGGTACGGCGACGCAGGCGCTGGAGATCGCCCGGCGGCATGTGGACAACGCGGAGCGGGCCGGAGCACGGTGGGCCACGTCGTGGGCCGAGCTGGCCTGGGCGATCGCGCTGACCAAACACGGCGACCCGAATGATGCGCTCGCCGTTGGTCGTACGACGCTGAGCAGCCAGCTCGCCATGCGCGATCAGTGGGGCGCTGTGTGGGCCGTCCACGTTCGTACGTGGTCGCTGGCGCGCCTGATCACCGAGGCGGCCGACGTGTCATCGGATGCTGTGACGGAATGGGCGCGTGATATCGCCCGTCTCGCCGGTGGTGCCGCCACGCTGCGACACAAACTCGGTGTGAACATTGCCAATCTCGGACCGTTCGCAACCGAGACCGACGCAGCCGCCGCGGTTGCTCGGGAAGTCCTCGGCGCGGCGGCCTTCGCTGTGGCCGAGCGCGAGGGCGCGCTGCTGCGGCCCGAACTCGGCGAGGTGGCGCAGCTGGCGCTGGGCAGCCTGTCGCTGGAGCGTCTCTCGGTCGACCATCCGGTTCGGCGCGAGCGGCCATCGCGCTGGCAGGAGCTGTCGACCGCCGAACAGGAAGTTGCCGTCCTGGCCGCGGCGGGCTGGACCAACACCGCGATCGCCGCCCGGCGCGGCAGCTCGTTCAAGACCGTGGACGCCCAGATGGCCGCGATCCTGCAGAAACTGATGATCGGCTCGCGGGAGGACGTTCGTGCCTTGGTGCCCGCTGATCGGCGCGCCCAGGTGACCGAGGAAGCCGCACGCAAGCCGCAGCGCACCCGGCGCTCCTGA
- a CDS encoding styrene monooxygenase/indole monooxygenase family protein yields the protein MVGQIQVLGAGECGLPLAYCLLRGGSSVTLVTDRDAEAILAGTVTSTQVKFPPTLDLESDAGLGFWRATAPNIEGIRFTMAVDRTAVAAWAGRFTRPAQSVDQRTVFARWLGEYLAAGGDLRVGDRSVTELDRAAADYDLTVVTRASRELAACFEDDPAWTVPAEPQRRLAVLYLDGVQPDPQHLGAYTALPEHGEVISYPGLTGRPGQERRCEIMLFEARPGGALDVFDQHGTPAQRLRQAKQLIDQHLPAEFAERYRDAELTDGGATLVGAVTPAMRRPVGTLPSGRPVLGGGDVVCRMDPGGAQGANNAIHCAIRYGEAILRSQGGRYDRDWMEWAAAPWLTAIAHPAAQWTATVLDPPPAMRELMLAAQHDSTLADAFAAAFARPSNLAQFAAGAPS from the coding sequence ATGGTGGGACAGATACAGGTACTCGGGGCGGGCGAATGCGGGCTACCCCTCGCCTATTGCCTCCTGCGCGGCGGTAGCTCGGTCACGCTGGTGACCGATCGCGATGCCGAAGCGATCCTCGCGGGCACGGTGACCAGCACACAGGTCAAGTTCCCCCCGACGCTCGACCTCGAATCGGACGCCGGGCTGGGCTTCTGGCGCGCGACCGCGCCGAACATCGAGGGCATCCGGTTCACCATGGCCGTCGACCGCACGGCGGTGGCGGCCTGGGCCGGACGCTTCACCCGGCCGGCGCAGAGCGTGGACCAGCGGACCGTCTTCGCGCGGTGGCTCGGCGAATACCTGGCCGCGGGCGGCGACCTGCGAGTCGGCGACCGGTCCGTGACGGAACTCGACCGAGCCGCCGCCGACTACGACCTGACGGTGGTGACCCGCGCTTCGCGAGAACTCGCCGCCTGTTTCGAGGACGACCCGGCGTGGACCGTACCCGCCGAGCCCCAGCGGCGGCTCGCGGTGCTGTACCTCGACGGCGTCCAGCCCGATCCGCAGCATCTCGGCGCCTACACGGCGCTGCCCGAGCACGGTGAAGTGATCTCCTACCCCGGTCTGACCGGGCGACCGGGGCAGGAACGGCGCTGCGAGATCATGCTTTTCGAGGCGCGGCCGGGCGGCGCCTTGGACGTCTTCGACCAGCACGGCACGCCGGCGCAACGATTGCGGCAGGCCAAACAGCTCATCGACCAGCACCTGCCCGCCGAGTTCGCCGAGCGGTACCGCGACGCCGAGCTGACCGACGGCGGCGCGACATTGGTCGGCGCCGTGACACCGGCGATGCGCAGGCCGGTCGGCACCCTGCCTTCGGGACGGCCGGTGCTGGGCGGCGGCGACGTCGTCTGCCGGATGGACCCGGGCGGTGCGCAGGGCGCCAACAATGCCATTCACTGCGCGATCCGCTACGGGGAGGCGATACTGCGCAGCCAAGGCGGCCGCTACGACAGGGACTGGATGGAGTGGGCGGCGGCGCCGTGGCTGACCGCCATCGCCCACCCCGCGGCGCAGTGGACCGCGACGGTGCTGGACCCACCTCCGGCGATGCGCGAGCTGATGCTGGCCGCACAGCACGACTCGACGCTGGCCGACGCATTCGCCGCCGCCTTCGCGCGGCCGTCGAATCTCGCCCAGTTCGCGGCGGGCGCCCCGTCCTGA